The segment AGTAactatgtattaataaatagaatacaaacctactacgaatttaaaaattaaagatcttTAACTTATCAGAAATATCTCCCAAGCTGCATCACGAGCCCTCGATGATCAATTGGAGAACTCGTTCACCGATCCTGGCATCAATCGTCAGATGCCGGTAACCACATGAGGCATCCCAAACTCTGTAAATGTgctacaaaatttattttgaacaataaatattagaTTCTAAAATAGTTAAAATTTAAACATATTCAGTAAAGATATATAGTACTTATGTGCGGCTCTAAATATGGACGGACTCTTTATCCTTCGGTCGAGTCAGAGGTACCACAAACCAAGTGGATCCTCTATCATGCCGCTAAATCTGAGAGCCAGACGCTGTTCTATGTGAGTGTGGGATCATTGGTGATCTCACGTCATCCGAATCTGaaagtatcaagacatcataaagaatgttatattagataataaaaaataaaataatataaaagagaatatctaaaataTCAGAGTTTACTACATGATATGTGTACTGCAGAACTATGCGAGCTGGCTGTATGAGAGCTTTTTCTTCCAGAGTTCTCTTCTCGGCTGTGATAGCTCTAACTTCGAAAAAGCatgatttataatctataaaaataaaaataaataaatttatagattGATTATATAATTATAGGTGTCAATAACTTAATGATCAGCAACTAAATTAATACCGCTCTTTCATGACTTTACAGTATCAATAGAGTATATCCACGTATTAGGTATCAGGTTTGAGATGGAGTTTTCTTGCGCTGGAACTCGCGTCTATCGTTCGGGTGAAGGCAGAATATGTCAATTTATTTATGTTCAGCATGGTAGCATCGCACCCGAAGAAATAAACAAGCTACAGCCAGGACAGGATTGGACTCATTGGAGAAAGCTGTATGAAATAAACAATGGGTCCGAAGGCACCGCGGAGGATACATTATGAAACTGTGGGCCCCGTCGTGGTAGGTTTGCACATCGTGTCAAGGGAAATTATATCATTGCTGGTCGCATTCAATCCTCGGGGATCTtctaccacaaaaaaaaaaaccttggGGATCCTCAAGATTCGTATCTCGCACTGGTTTGGGCTTCATCTTTCATGCGAAAAACTggttgttcattttttttttcgcaATATTGACCGTTAGATCGCACATCGCATTAGATATCAAAGTACTTCGAATTTCTTCCTTCATCATCTGTACAGATCATTCTGAGGATTTTACTTcatccaacggtggattcgcaCGAAGGAATGTATATCCTTATTTGGAGTGAAATATACAACCCCTGTCCCTAATCATgttagagaagaaatatcaaacCATTGTAATATCCCTTTCGcggggatttttatttttttatttttgccctTTTGGGGGTACGATTCACGGGAGAGGATGAAAGGTTTGGTTTTGCCGGTTGTCAACCAAATCATATTGtacaaataaaaaaagaaaaacgaaattattatttagtacagCTGTTCGCCAGTCCGCGCCGATGGACTCGCTGGTCCTCGTATAAGAAAACGAGGTACAGACGCTCGGAAGGAAGCTTGCTCCCATGGCCACCCTCGCATCTGTTTCCAGTTTCGATGACTCGATCCAACCAGACTCGAAACGAAAGCAAGAGGGAGAAGAACAAACTCCGAAACAGTCGGGAGAATTCGACGATCTCATCTCCACCCTCCCACTAGATGAAGGATTGGTTCCCATCCGCCTCCGCCAATACCAAGGCGTCTGGATCCCTGAATACTTCCTCGGGGGCATCATCGCCGTCCGGCAACGCTTCACGGCCCGTCCTGATGACCTCCTCCTCGTGAGCTACCCCAAGTCCGGAACCACCTGGCTAAAGGCCCTGGCCTTCGCCATCATGACTCGAACCCAACACCCTTTGGCTCACCACCCGCTCCTTAGCCTCAACCCCCATCAGTGCGTGGAGTCGCTGGACAGACTCTTCTCTGATGGCAAACAGTCCAAGGTTCAAGCCCTGCCCTCTCCTCGGATTTTCAGCTCCCACACGCCTTACTCTCTGCTATCGGACTCGATCAAGGGTTCCGGCTGCCTCATCATATACATCTGCCGAGACCCTAAGGATGTGATAGTCTCCCGGTGGCATTTCAACGCGAAGATGAGGTCAAAGACGTCCAAGGAGCCGACTCCCTTGATGAAGGCCTTCGAGATGTTCTGCGAGGGCGTTTGCCCGTTTGGGCTGGTATGGGACCACGCTCTCGGGTACTGGAAAGAGAGCTTGAGAAGGCCCGACAAGGTGCTGTTCTTGAAGTACGAGGAGCTGATGGAAGAGCCGGTGGCAAAGGTGAAAAGAATGGCGGAGTTCATGGGATGTCCATTCTCGCCGGACGAAGAGAAGGAAGGGATGGTGGAGGAGGTCATAAGGTTGTGTAGCTTTGAGAAGCTCAGCAACCTAGAGATAAATACTACTGGTGTAATTAACTCCAAAGACCCGACAGCTCCCCCAACATTTGCGTCTTTCTTTAGGAAAGGGAAGATGGGGGATTGGAAGAACCATCTGAGTCCGAAAATGGCGCAGAGGCTGGACGAAATCACCCAAGAGAAGCTAGAAGGATCCGGTCTAACCCTTGGAAGAACATGCTTGGAAGCTGCTGCGAAGGAGGAGAATCCAGTTCACCAAGTGTAGTAGCATGCTTTAATTttctgagaaagatcatgaattaaATGTACCGTTCAGAGTGTGATTTACCTTATTCTATCCTTTTCTGAAGACCATGGAAAGGATCCGCTCTGACCTCTGGGAGAACCTGCTTggaagatgctgcaaaggaagagaATCAGGTTCATCAAGTTTTACATGCTTTTGTGAGAAATATCATGAATTAAATGTGCCTCAAAGTGTGATTCACCTTCTTTTATCCTTTTATAAACAAACTGGGCGAAGGTATTCTTTCCTCCGCTTGCATCACAAAGAAAAAGAGTGTGATTTAACTCTCTTTATAAACTTTGTTGTCCCATCATGAGTTTATTATTCCAATGAGATATGTCCATCACATGGATAAGTCATCACAACTATAAACAACTCTGTAGCTTGAATCATTTCGAAGAGCAACTCTTTCAGACATCCATGTACACAAAGATAACCCTATATTAGGTAGTGAGAAAAAGTTATGGGGTTGATATATTATTTGGGTCCAAAATTTAATGATTTAAGCGTGCGGCTCAGCTTGAATTCCAACATGTGTGTGTATAGGTatgcgcaaaaaaaaaaaaaaatgtcacgcAGCTGATGGATCCTCATTGTGCTGTATTGTCTATTcgatatatttatcaaaaaatagataataCAGTAGATTGGATTGTAATTTTTATAGTAATATATTTAGAATATTGAATCTAAAGGTCAGGAGTTATTTGTCCGtcaattttatatgatattttatatcttaattatttGAGTTATTGCCGGTCTgtttgtattaaaaaaaattagagaggttACATAGTCAAATTAATTTGGATGGGTTTAGCTGCAATCTGGGAGTGAAGGTTTAGTTTAATTTGCCAGCTTTTTATTGTATTTTTGGATTTCTGCTTGCACTCGCTTGCTATTGTAATGGAAGCCAGCGCATGCCGCCGTGCAGGGTTCTGCCCAaagtgtttcaattttttttttggtgagaggAAAGTGACCCAATTTATTGTCCTTGTGTATGAATGATTGCAGAGAATATGTCTTATCTTGACGCCAGCTGTCTTCACTATCGATCCAAGTGGTGTGGGTGCGGAGTTTTTTCGTGCGTTCCCTTTTTCTTCTGATTTTCCTTTCTCGTTTTGACATTTGAAGGGGGCTTTTGTAACTCACTATCCTCTGCTTTTCTGAGAGACTCGTTTATTGGAGGGAAGTGGGGGGCGACCACCGCTTTGGTATCTGGCTTTGGAATTATCCAAGGCCTGTTTGGTTGGGTTACGTTAGGTAATGGGTAATCTGATAAtgtctaaaaattatttatttaaaaaaataattataaaaaaaataatttttattatattgagttgatgagaatttttttaaataataatattaaaaaatttattatatttgattgaaaataaatttacatagaaattaattaaatttataaatatatttttaaaaataaaataattttttaatattcgaATAGTAGTGTcatcttcaattaatttttatgtaatgactTTAATCACATAGCcgtttatataatattattttcatcttaattttttttataaaatttttttattgaatgaatttgaaagatatcagaataaatttaataattaaatatataattttattggaggtatttttgTCAAGGTATGGAttatcgtaattttatcaaatatcaatcttcatgatatttattttaccTTCTTTCTTCGAAAAATAAGTATGggattcatcaatttttttactctctttctttcttttttcataccaaatatgGTAATCTAACATGAGAATTATTTTTTCATACCAGATTATCCTCAATCAAACTATCcttaagagaaattctttgtacaccgaaAGTGGTGGAGAAAATTTGAGATGGAGCATATCTCTTTAGTTGATTGGTCCATATAGAATGGAGCAATCAGCTCCTCCTAGCCGCCAACTCgaaacaaaaatcatatgagatGGACACTATAGACTATCATATAGGATGGGTCTTAttttataacatatttttttatatatttaaaaaaaatttagaagtcaaatatgaattaaatttctcCTATTAACAGGGTCCGTTAGTTCCAtaactaaaataattaaaaaaaataaaacacacACTTAAGAAAGATCCTTCATAACTGTATATATTCTCTTTCCTCATCAAGTCTGTCTATCCATAGTCTTTCTCATCAAACCACTTATACTATTCATAAAGTTTTCCTCCTAAGTCtctcactacaacaaaacaggatattagtgacgaaaaaaattcatcgctaataatcgattttcgttgctaatagttattagcaataaaattttcatcactaatatttagtcGAAAATAATaacatcattgataattttttatattgaaaattttttttattgtaaataattaatattattgataaaaaaattttatcattaaaaaaattattttttctaaaaattatttatgataaaaatttttagtcataaaaaaataatttatgataaaattaattatttatgatgaattttattcatcattattaatttaattaaatttttataaaaattaaatttaaaaaaatatcaacgaCGTAAATCACAATGGGTCCGAAGGCACTGCAGAGGATACATTATGAAACTGTGGGCCCCGTCGTGGTGGTTTGTACATCGTGTCAAGGGAAATTATATCATTGCTGGTCGCATTCAATTCTCAGGGGtcttctacccaaaaaaaaaaaaaaccttgggGATCCTCAAGATTCGTATCTCGCACTGGTTTGGGCTTCATCTTTCATGCGAAAAAATCCTTGTTTG is part of the Elaeis guineensis isolate ETL-2024a chromosome 15, EG11, whole genome shotgun sequence genome and harbors:
- the LOC140854083 gene encoding flavonol 3-sulfotransferase-like, whose translation is MATLASVSSFDDSIQPDSKRKQEGEEQTPKQSGEFDDLISTLPLDEGLVPIRLRQYQGVWIPEYFLGGIIAVRQRFTARPDDLLLVSYPKSGTTWLKALAFAIMTRTQHPLAHHPLLSLNPHQCVESLDRLFSDGKQSKVQALPSPRIFSSHTPYSLLSDSIKGSGCLIIYICRDPKDVIVSRWHFNAKMRSKTSKEPTPLMKAFEMFCEGVCPFGLVWDHALGYWKESLRRPDKVLFLKYEELMEEPVAKVKRMAEFMGCPFSPDEEKEGMVEEVIRLCSFEKLSNLEINTTGVINSKDPTAPPTFASFFRKGKMGDWKNHLSPKMAQRLDEITQEKLEGSGLTLGRTCLEAAAKEENPVHQV